A single region of the Schistocerca serialis cubense isolate TAMUIC-IGC-003099 chromosome 7, iqSchSeri2.2, whole genome shotgun sequence genome encodes:
- the LOC126413296 gene encoding octapeptide-repeat protein T2-like — translation GKEEREGREGRKRGKEEREGGREGRKRGKEERRKRGKEEREGREGRKRGKEEREGREGRKRGRKRGKEEREGREEGREGRKRGKEERKEEREGREGRKRGKEE, via the exons gggaaggaagagagggaaggaagagagggaaggaagagagggaaggaagagagggaagga ggaagagagggaaggaagagagggaaggaagagaggaggaagagagggaaggaagagagggaaggaagagagggaaggaagagagggaaggaagagagggaaggaagagagggaaggaagagaggaaggaagagagggaaggaagagagggaaggaagagaggaaggaagagagggaaggaagagagggaaggaagagaggaaggaagagagggaaggaagagagggaaggaagagagggaaggaagag